One part of the Streptomyces sp. AM 2-1-1 genome encodes these proteins:
- a CDS encoding L-rhamnose mutarotase, giving the protein MQRVCFLLKVRTERIEEYRARHQPVWAGMRSALTASGRQNYSLFLREDGLLVGYLETPDFEKARAAMDATGVNARWQHDMAEFFEALDGQAPDAAVRPLTEIFHLA; this is encoded by the coding sequence GTGCAGCGCGTCTGCTTCCTGCTGAAGGTCCGGACCGAGCGGATCGAGGAGTACCGCGCACGGCACCAGCCCGTCTGGGCCGGAATGCGGTCCGCGCTCACCGCCTCGGGCCGGCAGAACTATTCGCTGTTCCTGCGCGAGGACGGGCTCCTGGTCGGCTACCTGGAGACACCCGACTTCGAGAAGGCCCGCGCCGCCATGGACGCCACCGGGGTGAACGCCCGCTGGCAGCACGATATGGCGGAGTTCTTCGAAGCGCTCGACGGGCAGGCGCCGGACGCGGCCGTGCGGCCGCTCACCGAGATCTTCCACCTCGCCTGA
- the rhaS gene encoding rhamnose ABC transporter substrate-binding protein → MYGTPARSVRLTAALATAAVLALGATACSGTTKDSANKEAGPAAATGKADPNSATKKGLTVAFLPKQVNNPYFTTSDNGGKKALDELGSTYKEVGTSSGTDTSGQVSYVNTLTQQQVDAIAVSAQDPGALCTSLKQAMKNGVSVVTYDSDTQTDCRQVFVSQASAEDLGRTQIQLLAKQIGGRGEIAILSAAQTATNQNTWIDFMKDELTKPEYKDIKLVKTAYGDDDAQKSFQQTQGLLQEHPNLKGIVSPTTVGIKAAAQYLSGSKYKGKVKLTGLGTPNDMRAYVKNGTVEGFELWDPAKLGALAAHTAVALESGRITGAEGETYQAGDLGSFTIGKDGVVSLGKPTVFTQDNIDQFQF, encoded by the coding sequence ATGTACGGCACACCCGCCAGAAGCGTCCGGCTGACCGCCGCCCTCGCCACCGCCGCCGTCCTCGCCCTCGGCGCCACCGCCTGCTCGGGCACCACCAAGGACTCCGCGAACAAGGAGGCCGGCCCGGCCGCCGCCACCGGCAAGGCAGACCCGAACAGCGCCACCAAGAAGGGCCTCACGGTCGCCTTCCTGCCCAAGCAGGTCAACAACCCCTACTTCACCACCTCCGACAACGGCGGCAAGAAGGCCCTGGACGAGCTCGGCTCCACGTACAAGGAGGTCGGCACCAGCAGCGGCACCGACACCTCCGGGCAGGTGAGCTACGTCAACACCCTCACCCAGCAGCAGGTCGACGCCATCGCCGTGTCCGCCCAGGACCCGGGCGCCCTCTGCACCTCCCTCAAGCAGGCCATGAAGAACGGCGTCAGTGTCGTCACGTACGACTCCGACACGCAGACCGACTGCCGCCAGGTCTTCGTCTCGCAGGCCAGTGCCGAGGACCTCGGCCGCACCCAGATCCAGCTGCTGGCGAAGCAGATCGGCGGCAGGGGCGAGATCGCCATTCTCTCGGCGGCCCAGACGGCCACGAACCAGAACACCTGGATCGACTTCATGAAGGACGAATTGACGAAGCCGGAGTACAAGGACATCAAGCTCGTCAAGACCGCCTACGGCGACGACGACGCCCAGAAGTCCTTCCAGCAGACCCAGGGCCTCCTCCAGGAACACCCGAACCTGAAGGGCATCGTCTCGCCCACCACCGTCGGCATCAAGGCCGCCGCCCAGTACCTGTCCGGCTCCAAGTACAAGGGCAAGGTCAAGCTGACCGGCCTCGGCACGCCCAACGACATGCGCGCGTACGTGAAGAACGGCACCGTCGAGGGCTTCGAGCTGTGGGACCCGGCCAAGCTCGGTGCGCTCGCCGCCCACACGGCCGTGGCCCTGGAGTCGGGCCGGATCACCGGCGCGGAGGGCGAGACCTACCAGGCCGGCGACCTCGGGTCGTTCACGATCGGCAAGGACGGGGTCGTCTCGCTCGGCAAGCCGACCGTCTTCACCCAGGACAACATCGACCAGTTCCAGTTCTGA
- a CDS encoding ABC transporter permease — protein sequence MPDTTDNATAPPSASGRPPALARLGGAVRWDTAVGALLITLLVCSFSFVDNFGNALNLSFLIGNTLPIALVALPMTLLVVSGEVDLSVGSTAGLSGAVMGALWNNGMAIETIIPICLLLGLVCGLVNGVLVTRLGLPSLAVTIGTMAAYRGIAQIILGSDSVTDFPAQYLDFGAGRIGDTFIPYAAVPFVVLLVVAVLVLHATPVGRSLFATGASEDAARFSGVRVKRLKLSMFVTTGVVSALTGVFWALHYASARYDNATGLELSVIAAVLLGGIDFDGGKGTLGGAVAGVLLLGTLQNVMSLVNVSAQSQIVVTGVLLVVSVLAPRVGRRVVQARARRRTAAAPAVVPSPGAS from the coding sequence ATGCCTGACACCACCGACAACGCCACCGCCCCGCCCTCGGCGTCCGGCCGGCCTCCTGCCCTCGCCCGCCTCGGCGGAGCGGTCCGCTGGGACACCGCGGTCGGCGCCCTGCTGATCACCCTGCTGGTCTGCTCCTTCTCGTTCGTCGACAACTTCGGCAACGCACTGAACCTGTCCTTCCTCATCGGCAACACCCTGCCGATCGCGCTGGTCGCGCTGCCCATGACGCTGCTGGTGGTGTCCGGAGAGGTCGACCTCTCCGTCGGCTCCACCGCAGGCCTGTCGGGTGCGGTGATGGGGGCACTCTGGAACAACGGCATGGCGATCGAGACGATCATCCCCATCTGTCTGCTGCTCGGCCTGGTCTGCGGCCTGGTCAACGGAGTGCTCGTCACCCGGCTCGGACTGCCCTCGCTCGCTGTCACCATCGGCACCATGGCCGCCTACCGGGGCATCGCGCAGATCATCCTCGGCTCCGACTCGGTCACCGACTTCCCCGCCCAGTACCTCGACTTCGGCGCGGGCCGGATCGGCGACACCTTCATCCCGTACGCCGCCGTCCCCTTCGTCGTCCTCCTCGTCGTGGCCGTACTCGTCCTGCACGCCACCCCGGTCGGCCGCTCGCTGTTCGCCACCGGAGCGAGCGAGGACGCCGCCCGGTTCTCCGGTGTCCGGGTCAAGCGGCTCAAGCTCTCGATGTTCGTCACCACCGGCGTGGTCTCAGCGCTCACCGGCGTCTTCTGGGCCCTGCACTACGCCAGCGCCCGCTACGACAACGCCACCGGACTCGAACTCTCGGTCATCGCCGCCGTACTGCTCGGCGGCATCGACTTCGACGGCGGCAAGGGCACCCTGGGCGGCGCCGTCGCCGGTGTGCTGCTGCTCGGCACCCTGCAGAACGTCATGAGCCTGGTCAACGTGTCCGCCCAGTCCCAGATCGTCGTCACCGGCGTCCTGCTGGTGGTCTCCGTACTCGCCCCCAGGGTCGGCCGCCGGGTCGTCCAGGCGCGGGCCCGCAGGAGAACGGCCGCCGCGCCGGCCGTCGTCCCCTCGCCCGGCGCCTCCTGA
- a CDS encoding ABC transporter permease translates to MTMAAEPVRHEPAPESVASRRLVDKVFKARELAVALVLVVMLGVTQLSNTEFLSEQGIKDLMLNATILVLVAVGQAVVVITRNVDLSVGSVLGISAFGAGVHLQDGGSPLVAVLIAIALGILFGVLNGALVSLGKVPALVVTLGTLYIVRGIDSIWVGSRQITADALPDGFVDFGHDGIRVLPYLALLALVVLAAVAYYLRSYHSGRDLYALGSSPEAARLAGIPVRARIMTAYVLCGALAGLAGALYLARFGNVDSATGNGYELTVVSAVVVGGVAFTGGSGTVYGAALGALLLTSINSVLPAIGVSSVWVTAINGFLLLLAIAADRILALRVAAGLRKKAARMRSARHA, encoded by the coding sequence ATGACCATGGCTGCAGAGCCGGTGCGGCACGAGCCCGCACCCGAGTCCGTCGCCTCTCGGCGACTTGTCGACAAAGTGTTCAAGGCGCGGGAACTGGCCGTCGCCCTCGTCCTCGTCGTGATGCTGGGTGTCACGCAGTTGTCCAACACCGAGTTCCTCTCCGAGCAGGGCATCAAGGACCTGATGCTCAACGCGACCATCCTGGTGCTCGTCGCCGTCGGCCAGGCGGTCGTGGTCATCACCCGCAACGTGGACCTCTCCGTCGGTTCGGTCCTCGGCATCTCCGCCTTCGGCGCCGGAGTCCACCTCCAGGACGGCGGAAGCCCCCTGGTCGCCGTCCTGATCGCGATCGCCCTCGGCATCCTCTTCGGCGTCCTCAACGGGGCCCTGGTCAGTCTCGGCAAGGTGCCCGCACTCGTCGTCACCCTGGGCACCCTCTACATCGTCCGCGGGATCGACTCCATCTGGGTCGGCTCCCGCCAGATCACCGCCGACGCGCTCCCCGACGGGTTCGTCGACTTCGGCCACGACGGGATCCGGGTGCTGCCGTACCTCGCCCTGCTCGCCCTCGTCGTGCTGGCCGCCGTCGCCTACTACCTGCGCAGCTACCACAGCGGCCGCGACCTCTACGCACTCGGCTCCAGCCCCGAGGCCGCCCGGCTCGCCGGCATCCCCGTCCGCGCCCGGATCATGACCGCCTACGTACTCTGCGGCGCGCTCGCCGGTCTCGCCGGCGCCCTCTACCTCGCCCGGTTCGGCAACGTCGACTCCGCCACCGGCAACGGATACGAACTCACCGTCGTCAGCGCCGTCGTCGTCGGCGGCGTCGCCTTCACCGGAGGCTCCGGCACGGTCTACGGAGCCGCCCTCGGCGCCCTCCTGCTCACCTCGATCAACAGCGTGCTCCCGGCCATAGGCGTCAGCTCCGTCTGGGTCACCGCGATCAACGGCTTCCTGCTGCTGCTCGCGATCGCCGCGGACCGGATCCTGGCCCTGCGGGTGGCCGCGGGGCTGCGCAAGAAGGCCGCACGGATGAGGAGCGCCCGCCATGCCTGA
- a CDS encoding sugar ABC transporter ATP-binding protein, which yields MTHPEPETTPVLALEGVSKSFGAVRALRGVSLRLYAGEAHALAGENGAGKSTLIKALAGVHRPDAGTVLLDGRAVEFHGPADARDAGVAVIYQEPTLFPDLSVAENIFVGRQPRRSLGRVDHRAVKRAAAELFERLGVDLDPDQPARGLSLADQQLVEIAKALSFDARVLIMDEPTAALTGSEVARLFGVVGALRAQGAAVLFISHRLEEIFALCQRVTTLRDGAWISSEPIDGLSEDDLVRRMVGRDLDELYPKQVTEIGEVALGVRRLTREGVFTDVSFDVRRGEIVGLAGLVGAGRSEVARAVFGVDRFDGGEVEVLGKKLKPGAPSVAMAAGLALVPEDRRAQGLVMEMSVERNIGLTGFAETTRAGVMNRGAERDRAVDWAVKLQVKYARLADVVGTLSGGNQQKVVLAKWLATRPQVLIVDEPTRGIDVGTKAEVHRLLSSLAAEGVAVLMISSDLPEILGMADRVLVMHEGRLTAEIPRSEATEETVMAAATGRAARGRNAA from the coding sequence ATGACGCACCCCGAACCGGAGACGACTCCGGTGCTCGCACTGGAGGGGGTGAGCAAGTCCTTCGGTGCCGTCCGGGCCCTGCGTGGCGTGTCGCTGCGGCTGTACGCCGGCGAAGCGCACGCCCTGGCCGGCGAGAACGGCGCCGGGAAGTCGACCCTGATCAAGGCCCTGGCCGGCGTGCACCGTCCCGACGCGGGCACGGTCCTCCTGGACGGCCGGGCCGTCGAGTTCCACGGCCCCGCGGACGCCCGTGACGCGGGGGTCGCGGTGATCTACCAGGAGCCGACTCTCTTCCCGGACCTGTCCGTCGCGGAGAACATCTTCGTGGGCCGTCAGCCCCGCCGCTCGCTGGGCCGGGTGGACCACCGTGCGGTCAAGCGGGCGGCGGCCGAACTCTTCGAGCGCCTCGGTGTCGACCTCGACCCCGACCAGCCGGCCCGCGGCCTCTCCCTCGCGGATCAGCAACTGGTCGAGATAGCCAAGGCGTTGTCTTTCGACGCCCGCGTCCTGATCATGGACGAGCCCACCGCCGCACTCACCGGCAGCGAGGTGGCCCGGCTGTTCGGCGTCGTGGGGGCACTCCGCGCGCAGGGCGCGGCCGTGCTCTTCATCTCGCACCGCCTGGAGGAGATCTTCGCGCTCTGCCAGCGCGTCACCACCCTTCGCGACGGCGCCTGGATCTCCAGCGAGCCGATCGACGGCCTGAGCGAGGACGATCTGGTGCGCCGCATGGTCGGCCGCGATCTGGACGAGCTCTACCCGAAGCAGGTCACGGAGATCGGCGAAGTCGCCCTCGGTGTGCGCCGGCTGACCCGTGAGGGTGTCTTCACGGACGTCTCCTTCGACGTCCGCCGCGGCGAGATAGTCGGCCTGGCCGGGCTGGTCGGTGCCGGTAGGAGCGAAGTGGCCCGCGCCGTGTTCGGCGTCGACCGGTTCGACGGCGGCGAGGTCGAGGTGCTCGGCAAGAAGCTGAAGCCCGGGGCCCCGAGCGTCGCGATGGCCGCCGGCCTCGCCCTGGTGCCCGAGGACCGCCGTGCCCAGGGTCTGGTGATGGAGATGTCCGTCGAACGCAACATCGGCCTCACCGGCTTCGCCGAGACCACCCGCGCCGGAGTGATGAACCGCGGCGCCGAGCGCGACCGGGCAGTCGACTGGGCAGTCAAGCTCCAGGTCAAGTACGCCCGCCTCGCGGACGTCGTCGGGACCCTCTCCGGTGGCAACCAGCAGAAGGTCGTCCTGGCCAAGTGGCTGGCGACGCGCCCGCAGGTGCTGATCGTGGACGAACCCACCCGTGGCATCGACGTCGGCACCAAGGCCGAGGTGCACCGGCTGCTCTCCTCCCTGGCGGCCGAGGGGGTGGCGGTGCTGATGATCTCCTCCGACCTCCCGGAGATCCTCGGCATGGCCGACCGGGTGCTGGTGATGCACGAAGGGCGGCTGACCGCCGAGATCCCCCGGTCCGAGGCGACCGAGGAGACCGTGATGGCGGCGGCGACCGGCCGTGCCGCCCGAGGAAGGAACGCGGCATGA
- the rhaI gene encoding L-rhamnose isomerase produces the protein MPDIAAVKAVLAGQRIETPSWGYGNSGTRFKVFAQAGVPRTPYEKLDDAAKVHEFTGIAPVVSLHIPWDRVDDFAALAAYAKDRDLELGAINSNTFQDDDYKLGSVCHPDAKIRAKALAHLLECVDIMDATGSRDLKLWFADGTNYPGQDDIAARQDRLAEALAAVYERLGDDQRLLLEYKFFEPAFYTTDVPDWGTAYAHCLELGPKAQVVVDTGHHAPGTNIEFIVATLLRAGKLGAFDFNSRFYADDDLMVGSADPFQLFRIMHEVVKNGGLDPETNVNFMLDQCHNIEAKIPAVIRSVTNVQEATAKALLVDMDALTAAQRDGDVLGSNEVLMDAYDTDVRPLLRELREEQGLAPDPVAAYRKSGWQEAIAAGRVGGDQAGWGA, from the coding sequence ATGCCTGACATCGCCGCAGTGAAGGCCGTACTCGCCGGCCAGCGGATCGAGACTCCGTCCTGGGGCTACGGCAACTCAGGTACGCGCTTCAAGGTGTTCGCGCAGGCCGGGGTGCCCCGGACCCCGTACGAGAAGCTCGACGACGCGGCGAAGGTCCACGAGTTCACCGGAATCGCGCCCGTGGTGTCGCTGCACATCCCCTGGGACCGGGTGGACGACTTCGCCGCACTGGCCGCGTACGCGAAGGACCGCGACCTGGAACTGGGAGCGATCAACTCCAACACGTTCCAGGACGACGACTACAAGCTCGGCAGCGTCTGTCACCCGGACGCGAAGATCCGTGCCAAGGCCCTGGCCCATCTGCTGGAGTGCGTCGACATCATGGACGCGACCGGCTCGCGGGACCTGAAGCTCTGGTTCGCGGACGGCACCAACTACCCCGGCCAGGACGACATCGCCGCCCGCCAGGACCGGCTGGCCGAGGCGCTGGCCGCGGTGTACGAACGCCTCGGCGACGACCAGCGGCTGCTGCTGGAGTACAAGTTCTTCGAGCCCGCCTTCTACACGACGGACGTGCCCGACTGGGGCACCGCGTACGCGCACTGCCTCGAGCTGGGACCGAAGGCCCAGGTCGTCGTGGACACCGGGCACCACGCGCCGGGCACCAACATCGAGTTCATCGTCGCGACGCTGCTGCGCGCGGGGAAGCTCGGCGCCTTCGACTTCAACTCCCGCTTCTACGCGGACGACGACCTGATGGTCGGCTCGGCGGACCCCTTCCAGCTCTTCCGGATCATGCACGAGGTGGTCAAGAACGGCGGACTGGACCCCGAGACCAACGTCAACTTCATGCTCGACCAGTGCCACAACATCGAGGCGAAGATCCCGGCGGTCATCCGCTCGGTGACGAACGTCCAGGAGGCCACGGCCAAGGCCCTGCTGGTGGACATGGACGCGCTGACCGCCGCGCAGCGTGACGGAGACGTACTCGGTTCCAACGAGGTACTGATGGACGCCTACGACACCGACGTCCGTCCCCTGCTGCGGGAGCTCCGCGAGGAGCAGGGCCTCGCGCCCGACCCGGTCGCCGCCTACCGGAAGTCCGGCTGGCAGGAGGCGATCGCGGCCGGCCGCGTCGGCGGCGACCAGGCCGGCTGGGGCGCCTGA
- a CDS encoding bifunctional aldolase/short-chain dehydrogenase encodes MASATHTTAAALIARSRRLGSDPRNTNYAGGNTSAKGTGTDPATGGDVELLWVKGSGGDLGTLTASGLAALRLDRLLALRDVYPGVEREDEMVAAFDYCLHGRGGAAPSIDTAMHGLVGAAHVDHLHPDSGIALACAADGEKLTADCFGDKVVWVPWRRPGFQLGLDIAAVREANPRAVGCVLGGHGITAWGDTSEECEGNSLFIIRTAEEYLARKGKAEPFGPVLAGYEPLAEAERRERAAALAPVIRGLASQDRPQVGHFDDTEPVLDFVSRAEHPRLAALGTSCPDHFLRTKVRPLVLDLPAGAPLDEAVARLKELHQEYRAEYRAYYDRHATPDSPALRGADPAIVLVPGVGMFSFGKDKQTARVAGEFYLNAINVMRGAEAVSAYAPIEESEKFRIEYWALEEAKLRRMPKPKPLATRIALVTGAGSGIGKAIAHRLVAEGACVVVADLNAETAAAVAEELGGPDKAVAVTVDVTSEEEITEAFTTAALAFGGVDLVVNNAGISISKPLLDTTAEDWDLQHDIMARGSFLVSREAARVMIAQGLGGDIVYIASKNAVFAGPNNIAYSATKADQAHQVRLLAAELGEHGVRVNGVNPDGVVRGSGIFAAGWGAQRAATYGIEEEKLGEFYAQRTILKREVLPEHVASAVFALTGGDLTHTTGLHIPVDAGVAAAFLR; translated from the coding sequence ATGGCCTCCGCCACGCACACCACGGCCGCCGCGCTGATCGCGCGCTCCCGCCGGCTCGGCTCCGACCCCCGCAACACCAACTACGCGGGCGGCAACACCTCCGCGAAGGGCACCGGGACCGACCCGGCGACCGGCGGCGACGTCGAACTCCTCTGGGTCAAGGGGTCCGGCGGCGACCTCGGTACCCTCACCGCGTCCGGTCTGGCCGCGCTCCGCCTCGACCGTTTGCTCGCCCTGCGGGACGTCTACCCGGGGGTGGAGCGGGAGGACGAGATGGTGGCGGCCTTCGACTACTGCCTGCACGGCAGGGGCGGCGCGGCCCCCTCGATCGACACCGCGATGCACGGCCTGGTCGGGGCCGCCCACGTGGACCATCTGCACCCGGACTCGGGCATCGCGCTCGCCTGCGCGGCGGACGGCGAGAAGCTGACCGCCGACTGCTTCGGCGACAAGGTCGTCTGGGTGCCCTGGCGCCGTCCCGGCTTCCAGCTCGGCCTGGACATCGCCGCGGTCAGGGAAGCCAACCCGCGGGCCGTGGGCTGCGTCCTCGGCGGCCACGGCATCACCGCCTGGGGGGACACCTCCGAGGAGTGCGAGGGCAACTCGCTCTTCATCATCCGCACGGCCGAGGAGTACCTCGCGAGGAAGGGCAAGGCCGAGCCCTTCGGCCCGGTGCTCGCGGGGTACGAGCCGCTGGCCGAGGCCGAACGCCGGGAGCGCGCCGCGGCCCTGGCGCCGGTGATTCGCGGTCTGGCGTCCCAGGACCGCCCGCAGGTCGGCCACTTCGACGACACCGAGCCCGTGCTGGACTTCGTGTCCCGGGCCGAGCACCCGCGGCTCGCCGCCCTCGGCACGTCCTGCCCCGACCACTTCCTCCGCACCAAGGTGCGCCCACTGGTCCTGGACCTGCCGGCCGGCGCGCCGTTGGACGAGGCGGTCGCGCGGCTGAAGGAGTTGCACCAGGAGTACCGGGCGGAGTACCGCGCCTACTACGACCGGCACGCCACCCCCGACTCCCCCGCCCTGCGCGGGGCGGACCCGGCGATCGTGCTGGTGCCGGGCGTGGGCATGTTCTCCTTCGGGAAGGACAAGCAGACCGCCCGGGTGGCCGGGGAGTTCTACCTCAACGCCATCAACGTGATGCGTGGCGCCGAGGCCGTGTCCGCCTACGCCCCCATCGAGGAGTCGGAGAAGTTCCGCATCGAGTACTGGGCGCTGGAGGAGGCCAAGCTCCGGCGGATGCCGAAGCCGAAGCCGCTCGCCACCCGGATCGCGCTCGTCACGGGCGCGGGAAGCGGCATCGGCAAGGCCATCGCGCACCGTCTCGTCGCCGAGGGCGCCTGCGTCGTCGTCGCCGACCTGAACGCGGAGACCGCCGCTGCCGTCGCCGAGGAACTGGGCGGCCCCGACAAGGCGGTCGCCGTCACCGTGGACGTCACCTCCGAGGAGGAGATCACCGAGGCGTTCACGACCGCGGCCCTCGCCTTCGGCGGGGTGGACCTGGTCGTCAACAACGCCGGCATCTCCATCTCCAAGCCGCTCCTGGACACCACGGCGGAGGACTGGGACCTCCAGCACGACATCATGGCCCGCGGCTCGTTCCTCGTGTCGCGCGAGGCCGCCCGCGTCATGATCGCGCAGGGGCTCGGCGGCGACATCGTCTACATCGCCTCCAAGAACGCCGTCTTCGCCGGACCGAACAACATCGCCTACTCCGCCACCAAGGCCGACCAGGCCCACCAGGTCCGGCTGCTCGCGGCCGAACTCGGCGAACACGGCGTCCGCGTCAACGGCGTCAACCCCGACGGGGTGGTCCGGGGCTCCGGCATCTTCGCCGCCGGCTGGGGCGCCCAGCGCGCCGCCACGTACGGCATCGAGGAGGAGAAGCTGGGCGAGTTCTACGCCCAGCGGACCATCCTCAAGCGCGAGGTGCTCCCCGAGCACGTCGCGAGCGCGGTCTTCGCGCTCACCGGCGGCGATCTCACCCACACCACCGGTCTGCACATCCCGGTCGACGCGGGCGTGGCAGCGGCTTTCCTGCGCTGA
- a CDS encoding FGGY-family carbohydrate kinase: MTTTPPSSAFRSVFAAVDLGATSGRVILGRVGPDNLDLTEVHRFPNIPVRLPDGLRWDVLALFQGVLDGLREAARAGGVSSVGVDTWAVDYGLLDADGALLGAPHHYRDTRTDGVAERVWAAVSPEALYRITGLQHLPFNTVFQLASAAGSAQLGSARTLLLMPDLLVHWLTGSVGTEETNASTTGLFDARTGGWSRDVLEPLGIDPALLPPLRAPGDPAGTLLPHVAAYTGLDPRTPVTTVASHDTASAIVAVPATEPDFAYISCGTWSLAGLELDAPVLTEESRAANFTNERGVDGTIRYLRNIMGMWLFEECRRTWEQHGLPTHIPSLLADAARATPFSALIDPDAPEFMAPGDMPGRIREYCRRTGQPVPGDRGAVVRCILESLALAHRRTLRQAAGLAGRDISRVHLVGGGSRNDLLCQLTADATGLPVVAGPTEATALGNILVQARAAGLVGDLAAMRRLVAATQHLRHYGPRGDAAAWDAAAARLDTVAGG, encoded by the coding sequence GTGACCACCACTCCGCCCTCCTCGGCCTTCCGCTCGGTGTTCGCCGCGGTCGACCTCGGCGCCACCAGCGGCCGCGTGATCCTCGGCCGGGTCGGCCCGGACAACCTCGATCTCACCGAGGTGCACCGCTTCCCCAACATCCCCGTACGGCTGCCCGACGGGCTGCGCTGGGACGTACTCGCCCTCTTCCAGGGGGTACTCGACGGCTTGCGCGAGGCGGCCCGGGCCGGCGGCGTGAGCTCCGTCGGCGTGGACACCTGGGCCGTGGACTACGGGCTCCTCGACGCGGACGGGGCGCTGCTCGGCGCGCCCCACCACTACCGGGACACCCGGACCGACGGCGTCGCCGAACGGGTGTGGGCCGCGGTCTCCCCCGAGGCGCTGTACCGGATCACCGGCCTGCAGCACCTGCCGTTCAACACCGTCTTCCAGCTCGCCTCGGCTGCCGGGAGCGCGCAACTGGGCTCCGCGCGCACGCTGTTGCTCATGCCCGACCTGCTCGTCCACTGGCTGACCGGCTCTGTCGGGACCGAGGAGACCAACGCCTCCACCACGGGTCTCTTCGACGCCCGCACCGGCGGCTGGTCCAGGGACGTTCTCGAACCGCTCGGAATCGACCCCGCTCTGCTGCCCCCGCTGCGGGCCCCGGGCGACCCGGCCGGCACGCTGTTGCCGCACGTCGCCGCGTACACCGGTCTCGACCCCCGCACCCCGGTGACCACCGTCGCCTCGCACGACACCGCGTCCGCCATCGTGGCCGTCCCGGCCACCGAGCCGGACTTCGCCTACATCTCCTGCGGCACCTGGTCGCTGGCCGGCCTCGAACTCGACGCCCCGGTCCTGACCGAGGAGTCCCGGGCCGCCAACTTCACCAACGAGCGCGGTGTCGACGGCACCATCCGCTATCTGCGGAACATCATGGGCATGTGGCTGTTCGAGGAGTGCCGGCGCACCTGGGAACAGCACGGGCTGCCGACCCACATCCCGAGCCTGCTCGCCGACGCCGCCCGCGCCACCCCGTTCTCCGCGCTGATCGACCCGGACGCACCGGAGTTCATGGCTCCCGGCGACATGCCCGGCCGCATCCGGGAGTACTGCCGCCGCACCGGCCAGCCGGTCCCCGGGGATCGGGGCGCCGTGGTCCGCTGCATTCTGGAGAGCCTCGCCCTGGCGCACCGGCGGACCCTGCGACAGGCGGCCGGACTCGCCGGCCGGGACATCTCCCGCGTCCACCTCGTCGGAGGGGGATCGCGCAACGACCTGCTCTGCCAACTCACCGCCGACGCCACCGGACTGCCCGTCGTCGCCGGTCCCACCGAGGCCACCGCACTCGGCAACATCCTCGTCCAGGCGAGGGCAGCCGGCCTCGTCGGAGACCTGGCGGCGATGCGCCGTCTCGTCGCCGCCACCCAGCACCTGCGCCACTACGGTCCGCGCGGCGACGCGGCCGCCTGGGACGCGGCCGCCGCCCGGCTGGACACCGTTGCGGGCGGGTGA